A single genomic interval of Lucilia cuprina isolate Lc7/37 chromosome 2, ASM2204524v1, whole genome shotgun sequence harbors:
- the LOC111685332 gene encoding malectin-A gives MKTRLSERLKIVTFSWSSLLLLISSSICIASTNAADNKDNSLQVIYAVNAGGYDHIDKHSIHYESDPLNVGTASDYGNHLLIIGRVPEQDEVLYRTERYHTATFGYDLPLEGDGEYALVLKFCEVYFNEPNMKIFDVVLNRKHEVVSNLDIFAQVGRGTAHDEYVYFTVTRGKLHFKDEISDIRNNLVRLEFIKGSYDNPKINAFVLFKGDVSRIPKLKPLHNEAIIQDVDYKEMTEQPITTTASSIKKSANIKRSLAEENKIPTPPLEEDNTLAMDDDEEDFDLSFTDNRKNSKTSGPRQPNPYTMDDSMVLMPVFIAIGCFIPLLFCLCKL, from the exons ATGAAGACACGTTTAAGCGAAAGGTTAAAAATAGTGACATTTTCATGGTCATCGTTGCTATTATTGATAAGCAGCAGCATTTGCATTGCCTCTACTAATGCTGCCGATAATAAAGACAATAGTCTACAGGTAATCTATGCTGTTAATGCCGGTGGCTATGATCATATTGATAAACATAGTATACACTATGAATCAGATCCCTTAAATGTGGGCACTGCCTCGGATTATGGTAATCATTTGTTGATTATTGGCAGAGTACCGGAACAGGATGAGGTTTTGTATCGTACGGAACGTTATCACACTGCCACTTTTGGCTATGATTTACCCTTGGAGGGGGATGGTGAATATGCATTAGTGCTGAAATTCTGTGAAGTGTATTTTAATGAACCAAATATGAAG ATTTTTGATGTTGTGCTAAATCGTAAACACGAAGTAGTCTCTAATCTGGATATATTTGCTCAAGTAGGACGTGGTACTGCACATGATGAATATGTCTATTTTACCGTAACACGAGGCAAATTACACTTCAAAGATGAAATTTCCGATATACGCAATAATTTGGTGCGTTTGGAATTCATAAAGGGTTCCTATGATAATCCCAAAATCAATGCCTTTGTTCTCTTCAAAGGCGATGTCAGTAGAATACCCAAATTGAAACCGCTACACAATGAGGCCATCATACAAGATGTTGATTATAAAGAAATGACGGAACAGCCTATAACAACTACAGCCAGTAGCATTAAGAAATCGGCCAATATTAAAAGATCTTTAGCCGAGGAAAACAAGATACCAACGCCACCCTTAGAGGAGGATAATACTTTGGCTATggatgatgatgaagaagatTTCGATTTGTCCTTTACGGATAATcgtaaaaatagtaaaacaagTGGTCCTCGTCAACCGAATCCCTATACTATGGATGACTCGATGGTTTTAATGCCAGTTTTTATAGCAATTGGTTGTTTTATACCTTTATTGTTCTGTCTGTGTAAATTATGA